The proteins below come from a single Harpia harpyja isolate bHarHar1 chromosome 2, bHarHar1 primary haplotype, whole genome shotgun sequence genomic window:
- the FGB gene encoding fibrinogen beta chain produces the protein MKLLLLFLLCVSSVQPQAATDYDEEDESPQLGVRGHRPLDKRREAAPTLRPVAPPISGTGYQPRPPKRVKPGEKKEPIIYPDAGGCKHPLEELGVLCPTGCELQTTLVKQEKNVKPVVYDLKDKVSKLSETSTTFYEYVTVLDDKLINRQKQRKDNDDILSQYNTEVELHYNYIKDNLDNNIPSSLRVLRAVVDSLHKKIQKLENAIATQVDYCRSPCVVSCNIPVVSGKECEDIIRKGGEVSEMYLIQPDPFVKPYRVYCDMETENGGWTLIQNRQDGSVNFGRAWDQYKKGFGNVAKSGGKNYCDTPGEYWLGNDKISQLTKIGPTEVLIEMEDWNGDKVSARYGGFTVQNEGNKYQLSVSNYRGNAGNALMEGASQVHGENRTMTIHNGMFFSTYDRDNDGWLTTDPRKQCSKEDGGGWWYNRCHSANPNGRYYWGGSYSWDMAKHGTDDGVVWMNWKGSWYSMKKMSMKIRPYFPQ, from the exons ATGAAActgctcctgctcttcctgcTCTGTGTTTCCTCAGTTCAACCCCAGGCCGCTACTGACTATGATGAGGAG GATGAGAGCCCTCAGCTGGGGGTTCGAGGCCACCGACCCCTGGACAAAAGGCGGGAAGCAGCCCCCACGCTCCGACCTGTGGCACCTCCCATCAGCGGAACGGGATACCAGCCCCGGCCCCCAAAGCGGGTGAAGCCAGGGGAGAAGAAAGAACCCATCATCTACCCCGACGCTGGTGGCTGCAAGCATCCTCTGGAGGAGCTG ggagtgCTGTGTCCAACTGGATGTGAGCTGCAAACTACACtggtaaaacaggaaaaaaatgtgaaaccagtTGTTTATGATCTAAAGGACAAAGTGAGCAAACTGTCTGAAACCTCTACAACTTTCTATGAATATGTGACTGTTCTAGATGATAAATTGATAAACAggcaaaaacaaagaaaag ACAATGATGATATACTTTCTCAGTACAACACAGAGGTGGAATTGCATTATAATTATATAAAGGATAATCTGGACAATAACATCCCATCTAGCCTCAGGGTCCTTCGTGCAGTTGTGGATTCTTTACACAAAAAGATACAAAAACTGGAAAATGCCATTGCAACCCAGGTGGACTACTGCCGTTCCCCATGTGTTGTTTCCTGTAATATTCCAGTGGTTTCAGGCAAAG AATGTGAGGATATTATCAGAAAGGGAGGTGAGGTATCTGAAATGTACCTCATCCAGCCAGATCCTTTCGTCAAACCATACAGAGTATACTGCGACATGGAAACAGAGAATGGAG GCTGGACTTTGATTCAGAACCGCCAGGATGGCAGTGTTAATTTTGGAAGAGCATGGGATCAATATAAAAAAGGATTTGGAAATGTTGCGAAGAGTGGAGGGAAGAACTACTGTGATACACCAG GTGAATATTGGCTTGGAAATGACAAGATCAGCCAGCTTACCAAAATAGGGCCCACTGAAGTTCTAATTGAAATGGAGGACTGGAATGGCGATAAAGTATCAGCTCGTTACGGAGGCTTCACAGTACAGAATGAAGGAAACAAGTATCAACTTTCAGTTAGTAACTACAGAGGCAATGCAGGCAACGCACTAATGGAAGGAGCTTCACAGGTGCATGGAGAAAACAGGACAATGACAATTCACAACGGCATGTTCTTCAGTACTTATGACAGAGACAATGATGGATG GTTAACTACAGATCCAAGAAAACAGTGCTCCAAAGAAGATGGTGGTGGATGGTGGTACAACCGCTGCCACTCAGCCAACCCCAATGGCAGATACTATTGGGGAGGGAGCTACAGCTGGGATATGGCAAAGCATGGCACAGATGATGGTGTTGTATGGATGAACTGGAAAGGGTCATGGTATTCAATGAAGAAGATGAGCATGAAAATCAGGCCATACTTTCCACAGTAA